The Micromonospora sp. NBC_00421 DNA window TGGCGTACTACTGGTTCCACCGCACCCACCACGAGGTACGCCTGTTCTGGGCCAGCCACGTGGTGCACCACTCCAGCACCCACTTCAACCTCTCCACCGCGCTGCGGCAGAGCTGGACGCCGATGACCTCGCTGCCGTTCTGGCTGCCGCTGGCGCTGCTCGGCATCCCACCCTGGATGATCTTCCTCCAGCAGTCGGTCAGCCTGCTGTACCAGTTCTTCCTGCACACCGAGCGGATCGACCGGCTGCCCCGACCGGTCGAGTGGGTCTTCAACACCCCGTCGCACCACCGGGTGCACCACGGCGCGAACCGCGAGTACCTGGACCGCAACTACGGCGGCATCCTGATCGTCTGGGACCGGCTCTTCGGCAGCTTCGCCCGGGAGGACACCGCCGTGCGGTACGGGCTGACGACGAACATCGGCACCTACAACCCGATGCGGGTGGCCACCCACGAGTACGCCGCGATCTGGGCCGACGTCCGGCGGGCCGGTTCGTGGCGGCACCGGCTCGGGCACGTCCTCGGCCGCCCCGGCTGGCAGCCCGTCCGATGAGCCGCGCCCGCACCACCCGGCGGCCCGCCCGGGGCGGGCCGGCGTCCGGCGTGGCCGGTCGGTGGTGGCTGGGGGCGTTCGGGCTGGCCGCCGTCGTCGAGCTGACCGGGGTCGCCCTCGACGCGCCGGCCGTGCAGTGGGCGGCCAAGCCACTGCTCGCCCCGCTGCTGCTCGGCTGGCTGCTCGCCGCACGCCGGCGGTGGGACCCGGTGGCGACCGGGCTGGTCTGCGCGACCGCCGGTGACGTGGCGCTGCTGGTGCCCGGCACCACCGCGTTCCTGCTCGGGATGGGGTGCTTCCTCGGCACCCAGCTGGCTTTCCTGACCGCGTTCCTGCGCCACCGGCGACCACCGGCGGTGTCCGTCGCCGGCTGTCTCGCGCTGTGGGCCGCGGGCAACGCGCTGCTCTGGGGCCGGCTGGGTGACCTGCGGCTACCGGTACTCGGCTACAGCCTGGCGTTGACCCTGATGGCCGCCGCCGGCTGGGGGGTGTCCCGGCGGGTGGCCGCCGGTGGCGCGCTGTTCCTCCTGTCCGACCTGCTGATCGGGGTCGAGGCGACGGGCATCCGGCTGCCCGGCCACGGGCTGTGGGTGATGACCACCTACCTCGCCGCCCTGCTGCTGATCACCACCGGCTGGGC harbors:
- a CDS encoding lysoplasmalogenase, with the translated sequence MSRARTTRRPARGGPASGVAGRWWLGAFGLAAVVELTGVALDAPAVQWAAKPLLAPLLLGWLLAARRRWDPVATGLVCATAGDVALLVPGTTAFLLGMGCFLGTQLAFLTAFLRHRRPPAVSVAGCLALWAAGNALLWGRLGDLRLPVLGYSLALTLMAAAGWGVSRRVAAGGALFLLSDLLIGVEATGIRLPGHGLWVMTTYLAALLLITTGWAGRPPAADAPRVGPRADPAQPRAATRASGAIVDGRSLT
- a CDS encoding sterol desaturase family protein, encoding MIPAVLYAVPAFLLLIAIEAWSYRFAPDDDERGYELRDTTTSLTMGAGSQLIGFPWKLLTIGLYVALWTVAPVQLSPTSVGTWVLLFLADDLAYYWFHRTHHEVRLFWASHVVHHSSTHFNLSTALRQSWTPMTSLPFWLPLALLGIPPWMIFLQQSVSLLYQFFLHTERIDRLPRPVEWVFNTPSHHRVHHGANREYLDRNYGGILIVWDRLFGSFAREDTAVRYGLTTNIGTYNPMRVATHEYAAIWADVRRAGSWRHRLGHVLGRPGWQPVR